Proteins encoded within one genomic window of Bombina bombina isolate aBomBom1 chromosome 1, aBomBom1.pri, whole genome shotgun sequence:
- the ADNP gene encoding activity-dependent neuroprotector homeobox protein, which yields MFQLPVNNLSSLRKARKTVKKILGDIGLEYCKDHVEEFKQFEPNDFYVKNTSWDDVGLWDPSLTKNQDYRTKQFCCSQCPFASKFFSAYKSHFRNVHNEDFENRILLNCPYCTYNGDRKTLEMHIKVFHAPNAPSQSPSISAFRDKTKHEILKPKQADSVEQAVYYCKKCTYRDPLYEVVRKHIYREHFQHVAAPYVAKTGEKSLNGAVSMGANLREEGGIHCKRCLFMPKSYEALVQHVIEDHERIGYQVTAMIGHTNVVVPRSKPLMLIAPKPQEKKPIGMPQRLGPMSAGNVRTLPSQQMVNRLTIPKPSMNSNMMSNVHMQQNSYGVKNMATYSVSQQMRLGMSGNASVAIPQQPQSMKQMLPGGNGRSYSLGSDQRSQAPLRYSLQSGNSSLSPGHLKPSPINPHVSSRALAQSSSKPPVTAAAAAAAAVAAANSNSSTQKWKICTICNELFPENVYSVHFEKEHKAEKVPAVANYIMKIHNFTSKCLYCNRYLPTDTLLNHMLIHGLSCPYCRSTFNDVEKMAAHMRMVHADEEMAPKTDSTLTFDLTLQQGSHTNIHLLVTTYNLRDAPAESVAYHAQNTNPAAAVPPPPPPVPPKPQPKVLEKTEAPVKNLPQAAVPYKKDVGKTLCPLCFSILKGPISDALAHHLRERHQVIQTVHPVEKKLTYKCIHCLGVYTSNMTASTITLHLVHCRGVGKTQNGQDKSSTPAKLIPSPSIAPLKRSNEIMDISLMKKRRLEDDPDAPVILDDKPEEPVALALDPKGHEDDSYEARKAFLTKYFNMQPYPSRREIEKLAASLWLWKNDIASHFSSKRKKSIRDCERYKPSVLLGFNMKELNKVSHEMEFGAEWMFKNIDENQSKPNASKTVEKKKVNESSSSDSFANAEEDSNESVSEVSPDTNVKISSEIPVQNTDPDVSLSVQSPEKSEKEDCKTNSVSDTSKEIVLDNSDAEDHEETPMLIEEGSESNSEPCSQQVSDLEESITEQKPETIVNDSNHSENAESNQVVSSKESRETEVNEEKPKWKTNSFSKVEEFWQKEKSPALPNSAVNDESLSNQQLEWPSSTNDSEEGEPFENMTVTESMHNSLTGVGLSSQEV from the coding sequence GATTATCGGACTAAGCAGTTTTGCTGTAGTCAGTGTCCATTCGCATCAAAATTCTTCTCTGCTTATAAAAGTCACTTCCGTAATGTCCACAATGAAGACTTTGAAAATAGAATTCTTCTGAACTGTCCTTACTGCACTTACAATGGGGACCGAAAGACTTTGGAAATGCATATTAAAGTATTTCATGCTCCAAATGCACCTTCACAAAGTCCCAGCATTAGTGCTTTCAGAGATAAAACCAAGCATGAGATCCTTAAACCTAAACAGGCTGACAGTGTAGAACAAGCTGTTTATTATTGTAAAAAGTGCACTTACAGGGATCCTCTTTACGAAGTTGTTAGAAAGCACATATACAGAGAACATTTTCAGCATGTTGCAGCACCTTATGTTGCAAAGACAGGTGAGAAATCCCTTAATGGTGCAGTATCTATGGGTGCAAATCTAAGGGAAGAGGGTGGAATCCATTGTAAGCGTTGCCTTTTTATGCCGAAGTCCTATGAAGCTTTAGTTCAGCATGTTATTGAAGACCATGAACGTATAGGATACCAAGTTACTGCAATGATAGGGCACACTAATGTTGTGGTACCACGATCCAAACCATTAATGCTGATAGCACCAAAACCTCAAGAAAAGAAACCTATAGGTATGCCTCAAAGGCTGGGTCCAATGTCTGCAGGAAATGTCCGAACCCTTCCATCCCAACAAATGGTGAATCGCCTCACTATACCAAAGCCTTCAATGAATTCAAATATGATGTCCAATGTACATATGCAGCAGAATAGTTatggagtgaagaacatggcaaCTTACTCTGTTAGTCAACAGATGAGATTAGGAATGAGTGGAAATGCTTCAGTCGCAATTCCTCAGCAGCCTCAGTCAATGAAACAAATGCTTCCTGGTGGAAATGGAAGATCTTACTCACTTGGCTCTGACCAGAGATCACAAGCTCCTTTAAGATATTCCCTTCAGTCTGGAAATTCAAGTCTTTCGCCTGGCCATTTGAAGCCATCACCCATAAATCCTCATGTATCATCACGTGCATTAGCTCAGTCTAGTTCAAAGCCACCGGTTACTGCCGCAGCTGCTGCTGCCGCAGCTGTGGCTGCTGCAAACTCTAATTCATCTACTCAAAAATGGAAAATATGTACAATATGCAATGAATTGTTTCCTGAAAATGTATACAGCGTTCACTTTGAAAAAGAGCACAAAGCAGAAAAAGTACCAGCAGTTGCCAATTACATAATGAAAATACACAACTTCACAAGCAAGTGTCTATACTGTAATCGTTACTTACCCACTGATACTTTGCTAAATCACATGTTAATTCATGGTCTTTCTTGCCCGTATTGCCGTTCAACATTTAATGATGTAGAAAAAATGGCTGCTCATATGCGAATGGTTCATGCAGATGAAGAAATGGCACCAAAAACAGATTCCACTTTGACTTTTGATTTGACTTTACAACAAGGTAgtcacacaaatatacatttacttgTAACTACATACAACCTTAGAGACGCACCTGCAGAATCTGTAGCTTATCACGCTCAGAAtacaaatcctgctgctgctgttcCTCCACCACCCCCTCCAGTTCCTCCAAAACCTCAACCTAAAGTACTTGAGAAAACAGAAGCACCGGTGAAAAACTTACCACAAGCTGCTGTTCCATACAAAAAAGATGTAGGTAAAACTCTTTGCCCCCTCTGCTTTTCTATTTTGAAAGGTCCTATATCTGACGCACTTGCACATCATTTAAGGGAGAGACATCAGGTCATTCAGACAGTTCATCCTGTTGAGAAAAAGCTCACTTACAAATGCATCCATTGTCTTGGTGTGTACACAAGTAATATGACTGCTTCAACCATTACATTACACCTTGTGCATTGTAGAGGTGTGGGGAAAACTCAGAATGGCCAAGATAAGTCTTCTACACCAGCAAAATTAATTCCATCGCCATCAATAGCTCCTTTGAAGCGCTCAAATGAAATTATGGATATATCGCTTATGAAGAAAAGAAGGCTGGAAGATGACCCAGATGCACCTGTCATTTTAGATGATAAACCAGAAGAACCAGTTGCCTTGGCATTAGATCCAAAGGGCCATGAAGATGATTCATATGAAGCCAGAAAAGCATTCCTTACAAAATATTTCAACATGCAACCATATCCCAGTAGAAGGGAAATTGAGAAGTTAGCAGCCAGTTTATGGTTGTGGAAGAATGACATTGCTTCACATTTCAGCAGCAAAAGGAAAAAATCCATTAGAGACTGTGAAAGGTATAAACCTAGTGTCCTACTAGGCTTTAACATGAAGGAATTAAATAAAGTAAGTCATGAAATGGAATTTGGTGCAGAGTGGATGTTCAAGAACATTGATGAAAATCAGTCTAAACCGAATGCTAGTAAAACTGtggaaaagaaaaaagtaaatgaaTCCAGTTCTTCAGATAGTTTTGCAAATGCGGAAGAAGACTCAAATGAGAGTGTCAGTGAAGTGAGTCCAGACACAAATGTTAAAATTTCGAGTGAAATTCCTGTTCAGAATACAGACCCAGATGTTTCTTTATCTGTGCAATCGCCAGAAAAGTCAGAAAAGGAAGATTGTAAGACCAACAGTGTGTCTGATACATCTAAGGAAATTGTTTTGGATAACTCTGATGCGGAAGATCATGAAGAGACTCCCATGTTGATAGAGGAAGGATCTGAGTCCAACAGTGAGCCTTGTTCTCAGCAGGTGTCCGATTTAGAAGAAAGTATAACAGAGCAAAAGCCTGAAACCATTGTAAATGATTCCAACCACAGCGAAAATGCTGAAAGCAACCAGGTAGTGTCAAGCAAAGAAAGTAGAGAAACAGAGGTTAATGAGGAGAAACCAAAATGGAAAACAAATTCATTTTCTAAAGTTGAGGAGTTCTGGCAAAAAGAGAAGTCACCCGCTTTACCTAATTCAGCTGTAAATGATGAAAGTTTGTCAAATCAGCAATTGGAATGGCCAAGTAGCACAAATGACAGTGAAGAAGGGGAACCATTTGAAAACATGACTGTTACAGAATCCATGCACAACAGTCTAACAGGTGTAGGACTTAGTAGCCAAGAAGTATAG